A genomic stretch from Cloacibacterium caeni includes:
- a CDS encoding UDP-2,3-diacylglucosamine diphosphatase: protein MAKQKREVEVVVLSDIHLGTYGCHAKELVAYLKSVSPKVLILNGDVIDGWAFSKRYFPNSHMAVLSEFFKMMKKGTQVIYITGNHDEFLRKYTDLSMGNLFLTDKYLLEIEGKKHWIFHGDVFDHTTSGGAKFIAKLGGMGYDWLILVNRAINWILEKFGKGKVSLSKKVKNSVKKAVKFIGDFEKKATEIAINNHYDYVICGHIHQPADKIWATEKGSVHYLNSGDWIENLSWLEYNHGEWSLKFFNEKDFEKPIIEKNDISVNMEELIHPKVFAEFATQKV, encoded by the coding sequence ATGGCAAAACAAAAACGCGAAGTAGAAGTAGTTGTTTTATCAGACATTCATTTGGGGACTTATGGTTGTCATGCCAAAGAATTGGTGGCGTATCTCAAAAGTGTTTCTCCGAAAGTGTTAATTCTCAATGGTGATGTAATTGACGGTTGGGCTTTTTCTAAAAGATATTTTCCCAATTCTCACATGGCAGTTTTGAGTGAGTTTTTCAAAATGATGAAAAAAGGAACTCAAGTGATTTACATCACCGGAAATCACGATGAATTTTTAAGAAAATACACCGATTTATCGATGGGAAATCTTTTTCTTACCGATAAATATTTATTAGAAATTGAAGGAAAAAAACATTGGATTTTTCACGGAGACGTTTTTGACCATACTACTTCTGGCGGAGCTAAATTTATTGCCAAATTGGGCGGAATGGGTTATGATTGGTTGATTTTGGTGAATAGAGCCATCAATTGGATTTTAGAAAAATTCGGGAAAGGAAAAGTTTCGCTCTCTAAAAAAGTAAAAAATTCGGTGAAAAAAGCGGTAAAATTCATTGGTGATTTTGAGAAAAAAGCCACTGAAATTGCCATCAACAATCATTATGATTATGTGATTTGCGGACATATTCATCAACCAGCAGATAAAATTTGGGCTACCGAAAAAGGAAGTGTTCATTACCTGAATTCAGGCGACTGGATTGAGAATCTCTCTTGGTTAGAATACAATCATGGAGAATGGAGTTTAAAATTCTTTAACGAAAAAGATTTTGAAAAACCTATTATTGAGAAAAATGATATTTCAGTCAATATGGAAGAACTCATTCATCCAAAAGTTTTTGCAGAATTTGCAACTCAAAAAGTTTAA
- a CDS encoding hydroxymethylglutaryl-CoA lyase produces MFLTECPRDAMQGWGEFIPTQKKIDYINALMEVGFDVLDCGSFVSPKAIPQMADTKDVIPEIQKKNNTKISVIVANLSGAERALKHENVDILGFPFSISETFQYRNTNKNQEEAYEEIVKIWELVQSENRELNLYFSMAFGNPYGEIWKWQDVEFWAKRFAEIGIKNILLSDTTGTGNVERISQLFEKIPAQFPDIHFGAHFHNKYEDSYVKLKAAYDKGCRRFDSAIKGIGGCPYAKDDLVGNMPTEQVINFMASEKIDHKLNLLNFEAAWNRAKDIFKF; encoded by the coding sequence ATGTTTTTAACTGAATGTCCACGAGACGCCATGCAAGGTTGGGGAGAATTTATTCCCACTCAAAAAAAGATTGATTACATTAATGCATTGATGGAAGTAGGCTTTGATGTACTCGATTGTGGAAGTTTCGTGTCGCCTAAAGCCATTCCTCAAATGGCAGATACTAAAGACGTAATCCCCGAAATTCAGAAAAAAAATAACACCAAAATTTCTGTCATCGTAGCCAATCTTTCTGGCGCAGAACGTGCCTTGAAGCATGAAAACGTTGATATTTTAGGCTTTCCTTTTTCTATTTCTGAAACTTTTCAGTACAGAAACACCAATAAAAACCAAGAAGAAGCGTATGAAGAAATTGTTAAAATTTGGGAGTTGGTACAATCCGAAAATAGAGAATTGAACCTTTATTTTTCTATGGCTTTCGGAAATCCTTATGGCGAAATCTGGAAATGGCAAGATGTAGAATTTTGGGCGAAAAGATTTGCGGAAATTGGCATCAAAAATATATTGCTTTCAGATACTACGGGAACAGGAAATGTAGAGCGGATTTCGCAATTGTTTGAAAAAATTCCTGCGCAGTTTCCTGATATTCATTTTGGAGCGCATTTTCATAATAAATACGAAGATTCTTACGTAAAACTGAAAGCGGCTTACGATAAAGGTTGCAGAAGATTTGACTCTGCAATTAAAGGAATTGGCGGTTGTCCTTATGCAAAAGATGATTTGGTAGGAAATATGCCAACGGAACAAGTCATAAATTTTATGGCATCTGAAAAAATAGACCACAAACTGAACCTTCTTAATTTTGAAGCAGCTTGGAATAGAGCAAAAGATATTTTTAAGTTTTAA
- a CDS encoding HesB/IscA family protein — MIKVSDLAKEKASQLMKEEGFNPETDYIRVGVKSGGCSGLEYVLKFDNEKTEADQVFEDNEVKIVVDKKSFLYLVGTTLEYSGGLNGKGFVFNNPNAARTCGCGESFSL, encoded by the coding sequence ATGATTAAAGTATCAGATTTAGCAAAAGAAAAAGCATCTCAATTGATGAAAGAAGAAGGCTTCAACCCAGAAACTGACTATATAAGAGTTGGGGTAAAGAGTGGAGGCTGTTCTGGATTAGAGTATGTTTTAAAATTCGACAATGAAAAAACAGAAGCTGACCAAGTTTTTGAAGACAATGAGGTAAAGATTGTGGTAGATAAAAAATCATTCTTATACCTTGTTGGAACCACTTTAGAATATTCTGGTGGTCTGAATGGAAAGGGTTTCGTTTTTAATAATCCAAATGCTGCAAGAACTTGTGGTTGTGGAGAAAGTTTTAGTTTATAA
- a CDS encoding 3'-5' exonuclease, which yields MIKNIPIEKVLFLDIETVPQVSNFAELSETEQKLWDKKTARQREEDISAADFYRDRAGIMAEFGKIICISIGIYDKNNKILIRSFAGDHEEELLKEFGEIFNRPKLQNVILCAHNGKEFDFPWIARRFLINGMQPPIPFQMFGKKPWEIPHLDTMELWKFGDWKSFISLELMAHIFGVPTPKDDIDGSLVSSIYYIEKDLPRIVKYCEKDVLTLANIFRKMRQEDLLERRED from the coding sequence ATGATAAAAAATATTCCGATAGAAAAAGTGCTTTTTCTGGATATAGAAACCGTTCCGCAAGTAAGTAATTTTGCAGAGCTTTCTGAAACCGAACAAAAACTTTGGGACAAAAAAACTGCAAGACAAAGAGAAGAAGATATTTCTGCTGCTGATTTTTACAGAGATAGAGCTGGAATAATGGCAGAATTTGGTAAAATTATTTGCATTTCTATTGGGATTTATGATAAAAACAATAAAATTCTCATCAGAAGTTTTGCAGGAGACCATGAAGAAGAATTATTAAAAGAATTTGGAGAAATTTTCAATCGCCCGAAGTTGCAAAACGTAATTTTGTGTGCACACAACGGAAAAGAATTTGATTTTCCTTGGATTGCTAGAAGATTTCTCATCAATGGAATGCAACCGCCAATTCCGTTCCAGATGTTTGGAAAAAAACCTTGGGAAATCCCGCATCTTGATACGATGGAATTGTGGAAATTTGGTGATTGGAAAAGCTTTATTTCTTTGGAATTAATGGCGCATATTTTTGGCGTTCCTACTCCCAAAGATGATATAGATGGTTCTTTGGTCTCGTCTATCTATTATATAGAAAAAGACTTGCCGAGAATTGTAAAATATTGCGAAAAAGATGTCTTAACTTTGGCCAATATCTTTCGCAAAATGAGACAAGAAGATTTATTAGAAAGAAGAGAAGATTAA
- the thiL gene encoding thiamine-phosphate kinase: MLEDQKPQLTPISELGEFGLIKHLTENFPIKNSSTECSIGDDAAIINPEGKKVVITSDVLAEGVHFNLGYVPLKHLGYKAVVVNLSDIAAMNAVPTQILVSMAVSNRFPVEALDEIYDGIYRACEKYNVDLVGGDTTSSTSGLVITITAIGLENSENLVTRNGAKTNDLLVVTGDLGGAYMGLQILEREHTVYLTNPNMQPEMEGYDYILERQLKPEARTDIKKTLEELDIKPTSMIDVSDGLASEILHLSDQSKVGFRLYEEKIPLDTLTITTADEFNLNPAMCALSGGEDYELLFTISPNDFEKLRNHPDFTVIGHAVDLGQGNFMVLRGSNELAQITAQGWDAFLKK; the protein is encoded by the coding sequence ATGTTAGAAGATCAAAAACCTCAATTAACACCAATTTCTGAATTAGGAGAATTTGGATTGATTAAACACCTTACCGAAAATTTTCCTATTAAGAATTCTTCCACCGAATGTTCTATTGGTGATGACGCCGCAATCATCAATCCTGAAGGAAAAAAAGTAGTGATTACGTCTGATGTTTTAGCAGAAGGAGTGCATTTTAATTTGGGCTATGTTCCATTGAAGCATTTGGGTTACAAAGCAGTTGTTGTAAATCTGAGCGACATTGCTGCAATGAACGCTGTTCCTACTCAGATTTTAGTTTCTATGGCGGTTTCTAACAGATTTCCTGTGGAAGCTCTTGATGAAATTTACGATGGAATTTACAGAGCTTGCGAAAAATACAATGTAGATTTAGTAGGTGGGGACACTACCAGTTCTACCTCTGGTTTAGTGATTACTATTACTGCTATTGGATTAGAAAATTCTGAAAATTTAGTTACCAGAAATGGTGCTAAAACCAATGATTTATTAGTAGTTACCGGAGATTTAGGTGGCGCTTATATGGGTTTACAAATTTTGGAAAGAGAACATACCGTTTATCTAACCAATCCAAATATGCAACCAGAAATGGAAGGCTATGATTATATTTTGGAACGTCAATTAAAACCTGAAGCAAGAACAGACATCAAGAAAACGTTAGAAGAACTCGACATAAAACCAACTTCTATGATTGATGTTTCTGATGGTTTGGCTTCGGAAATCTTGCATCTTTCTGACCAAAGTAAAGTTGGTTTCAGATTGTATGAAGAAAAAATTCCTTTAGACACGCTTACCATTACTACTGCAGATGAATTTAACCTCAATCCTGCAATGTGTGCATTAAGCGGTGGCGAAGATTATGAATTATTGTTCACTATTTCTCCAAATGATTTTGAAAAACTGAGAAATCACCCAGATTTTACGGTGATTGGTCACGCTGTAGATTTGGGACAGGGTAATTTTATGGTTTTACGAGGAAGCAACGAATTGGCGCAAATTACCGCGCAAGGTTGGGATGCTTTTTTGAAAAAATAA
- the pepT gene encoding peptidase T translates to MQTIEFNHEWKMRLLNRFLTYVKIYSTSDAESETTPSSPQQWDIAKYIFQELQDLGLSDVSMDENGYIMAYVPSNISENEPTVGFIAHYDTSPDFNGKDVNPQIWEDYNGGDLLLNQETGFTLSSEKFPSLKKYVGKTLITTDGTSLLGADDKAGVAEIVTAAEYLLAHPEIKHGRIAIGFTPDEEIGRGAHKFNVARFGAEYAYTMDGSEVGELEYENFNAAGAVVKINGLSVHPGYAFGQMKNAGLLAVEFAQMLPANETPATTKGFEGFYHLMEIKGDVSEAKLQYIIRDHDAVKFENRKKFITEKVAEFNAKHGENTAEIEIKEQYRNMKQQFEGKMHIVEIAEQAMKDANIEPKIKAIRGGTDGAQLSYMGLPCPNIFAGGENFHGPYEYVVLESMEKAVKVIVNIAKAKK, encoded by the coding sequence ATGCAGACAATAGAATTCAATCACGAATGGAAAATGCGTCTTCTGAACCGTTTTCTTACTTATGTAAAAATATATTCAACCAGTGATGCAGAAAGCGAAACTACGCCTTCTTCTCCACAGCAATGGGACATAGCGAAATACATCTTCCAAGAATTGCAAGATTTAGGACTTTCTGATGTTTCTATGGACGAAAATGGTTACATCATGGCGTATGTTCCTTCTAATATTTCTGAAAATGAGCCAACTGTAGGTTTTATTGCACATTATGATACTTCACCAGATTTTAACGGGAAAGATGTAAATCCACAAATTTGGGAAGATTACAACGGTGGAGATTTGTTGCTCAACCAAGAAACGGGGTTCACCCTTTCTTCTGAAAAATTCCCAAGTCTGAAAAAATATGTAGGAAAAACTTTGATTACTACAGACGGAACTTCGCTTCTTGGAGCTGATGACAAAGCGGGAGTTGCAGAAATTGTAACCGCTGCAGAATATCTTTTGGCGCATCCAGAAATTAAACACGGAAGAATTGCGATTGGTTTTACACCAGACGAAGAAATTGGAAGAGGAGCTCATAAGTTTAATGTGGCGAGATTTGGGGCAGAATATGCGTATACAATGGACGGAAGTGAAGTGGGAGAATTAGAATACGAAAATTTCAATGCAGCAGGAGCAGTGGTGAAAATTAACGGACTTTCTGTTCACCCTGGTTATGCTTTTGGTCAAATGAAAAATGCAGGACTTCTCGCAGTGGAATTTGCACAGATGTTACCTGCTAATGAAACACCAGCTACAACCAAAGGTTTTGAAGGTTTTTATCATTTAATGGAAATTAAAGGTGATGTTTCTGAAGCTAAATTGCAATACATTATTAGAGACCACGATGCTGTTAAATTTGAAAATCGTAAAAAATTCATCACCGAAAAAGTAGCAGAATTTAATGCAAAACACGGTGAAAATACTGCCGAAATAGAAATTAAAGAGCAGTACCGCAACATGAAACAGCAATTTGAAGGCAAAATGCACATAGTAGAAATTGCAGAACAAGCGATGAAAGACGCCAACATAGAACCGAAAATTAAAGCAATTAGAGGTGGAACTGATGGTGCACAATTGTCTTACATGGGATTGCCTTGCCCAAATATTTTTGCAGGGGGAGAAAATTTCCACGGACCGTATGAATATGTGGTGCTAGAGTCTATGGAAAAAGCCGTGAAAGTAATTGTGAATATCGCGAAAGCGAAGAAATAA
- a CDS encoding SUF system Fe-S cluster assembly protein — translation MKYTDEQIADIGENIIKALKTVFDPEIPVDIYELGLVYDVQISEDGDVKVVMTLTTPNCPVAESLPQEVKEKVAAVENVKSVDLELTFEPSWNKDMMSEEAKFELGILF, via the coding sequence ATGAAATATACAGACGAACAAATTGCAGATATAGGTGAAAATATCATTAAAGCCTTAAAAACCGTTTTCGATCCAGAAATTCCTGTAGATATCTACGAATTGGGATTGGTTTATGATGTGCAAATTTCTGAAGATGGAGATGTAAAAGTGGTGATGACTCTTACTACACCGAATTGTCCTGTAGCAGAATCTCTACCTCAAGAAGTAAAAGAAAAAGTAGCAGCTGTAGAAAATGTAAAATCTGTAGATTTAGAATTGACTTTTGAGCCAAGTTGGAACAAAGATATGATGAGCGAAGAAGCAAAATTTGAATTAGGAATTTTATTTTAA
- the sufB gene encoding Fe-S cluster assembly protein SufB — MAKYTEDDLREDLKTKEYEAGFYTDIEYEDFPTGLSEEIVRMISAKKNEPSWMTNWRLESFRIWQKMEEPDWANIKYEKPDFQAIKYYAAPKVKPELASLDEVDPELLKTFAKLGINIEEQKRLAGVAVDIVMDSVSVKTTFQATLKEKGIIFCSISEAIKEHPELVQKYIGKVVPRGDNFYAALNSAVFSDGSFCYIPKGVKCPMELSTYFRINQAGTGQFERTLVIADEGSYVSYLEGCTAPARDENQLHAAVVELIAMDNAEIKYSTVQNWFPGDENGKGGVYNFVTKRGLCEKNAKISWTQVETGSAVTWKYPSCILKGDNSVGEFYSIAVTNNHQYADTGTKMIHIGKNTKSTIISKGISAGKSNNSYRGLVKVMPSAKGARNFSQCDSLLMGNECGAHTFPYIEIKDPTAQLEHEATTSKIGEDQIFYCNQRGIDTEKAIALIVNGFSKEVLNKLPMEFAIEAQKLLEISLEGSVG, encoded by the coding sequence ATGGCAAAATATACAGAAGATGATTTGAGGGAAGACCTCAAAACCAAAGAATACGAAGCTGGTTTTTATACAGATATTGAATATGAAGATTTTCCAACGGGATTGTCTGAAGAAATTGTGCGCATGATTTCTGCAAAGAAAAATGAGCCAAGTTGGATGACCAATTGGCGTCTAGAATCTTTCAGAATTTGGCAAAAAATGGAAGAGCCAGATTGGGCAAATATTAAATATGAAAAACCTGATTTTCAGGCGATTAAATATTACGCTGCTCCGAAAGTAAAGCCAGAATTGGCAAGCTTAGATGAGGTAGATCCAGAATTATTGAAAACTTTTGCGAAGTTAGGAATCAATATCGAAGAACAAAAGCGTTTAGCTGGAGTTGCAGTAGATATTGTAATGGATTCTGTTTCTGTGAAAACCACTTTCCAAGCGACTTTGAAAGAAAAAGGAATTATTTTCTGCTCTATTTCTGAAGCGATTAAAGAACATCCTGAGTTGGTTCAAAAATATATTGGAAAAGTTGTTCCAAGAGGTGACAATTTCTATGCAGCTTTAAACTCTGCTGTATTTTCAGACGGAAGTTTCTGCTATATTCCAAAAGGTGTAAAATGTCCGATGGAACTTTCAACTTATTTCCGTATTAATCAGGCGGGAACTGGTCAGTTCGAGAGAACTTTGGTGATTGCCGATGAAGGAAGTTACGTTTCTTATTTGGAAGGTTGTACTGCTCCTGCAAGAGACGAAAACCAATTGCACGCTGCTGTGGTAGAATTGATCGCAATGGACAATGCAGAAATTAAATATTCTACCGTACAAAACTGGTTTCCAGGAGACGAAAACGGAAAAGGTGGAGTGTATAACTTTGTGACCAAGAGAGGTTTATGCGAGAAAAATGCTAAAATTTCTTGGACTCAAGTAGAAACTGGTTCTGCGGTAACGTGGAAATATCCTTCTTGTATTTTGAAAGGAGATAATTCTGTGGGCGAATTTTATTCGATTGCAGTGACTAATAATCATCAGTATGCAGATACAGGAACCAAGATGATTCACATTGGTAAAAACACCAAATCTACTATTATTTCTAAAGGAATTTCGGCAGGGAAATCGAACAACTCTTACCGTGGTTTGGTTAAGGTAATGCCTTCTGCAAAAGGAGCGAGAAACTTTTCACAATGTGATTCTCTTCTGATGGGAAATGAATGTGGAGCACACACTTTTCCATACATCGAAATCAAAGATCCAACTGCTCAATTAGAACACGAAGCTACGACTTCTAAAATTGGTGAAGACCAAATTTTCTACTGTAACCAAAGAGGAATTGATACCGAAAAAGCAATTGCTCTAATTGTAAATGGTTTCAGTAAAGAAGTTTTGAACAAATTACCAATGGAATTTGCGATTGAAGCACAGAAATTATTAGAAATTTCATTAGAAGGTTCTGTAGGATAA
- a CDS encoding GLPGLI family protein: MKKIGILFLGLISAFSFSQNTRFVYQVSMKTDSTAAPKIENAYLDISTEKSIFYGEKRMKRDSTIRQAMETRNFNFDRNSMEQFRTAITYSIEKNHATKTISYKDRIARDQYWYDEDRTFTWKILPETVKIGEYETQKAETTFAGRKWFAWFTQDLPFIDGPYKFSGLPGLIVKVEDEKGDYSFDLKETKKIAELPNFESRFGNNIKVKRSEFLKQQEKFNKDPMSFFQNQGGGFAMRMGGNQNPQNEAERRKMMEERLKEEAKANNNPLEKN; encoded by the coding sequence ATGAAAAAAATAGGAATATTATTTTTAGGACTCATTTCGGCATTCAGTTTTTCACAAAATACACGTTTTGTGTATCAAGTTTCTATGAAAACAGATTCTACCGCAGCTCCTAAAATAGAAAATGCTTACTTAGACATCTCTACAGAAAAATCTATTTTCTATGGTGAAAAAAGAATGAAAAGAGATTCTACCATTCGTCAAGCGATGGAAACCAGAAATTTCAATTTTGACAGAAATTCTATGGAGCAATTCAGAACCGCAATTACTTATTCCATCGAAAAAAATCACGCTACCAAAACCATTTCTTATAAAGACAGAATCGCAAGAGATCAATATTGGTACGATGAAGACAGAACTTTTACTTGGAAAATCTTACCAGAAACTGTAAAAATCGGTGAATACGAAACTCAAAAAGCAGAAACTACTTTTGCAGGTAGAAAATGGTTTGCTTGGTTTACTCAAGATCTTCCTTTTATAGATGGGCCTTATAAATTTTCTGGATTGCCAGGATTAATCGTAAAAGTGGAAGACGAAAAAGGAGATTATTCTTTTGACTTGAAAGAAACCAAAAAAATTGCCGAACTTCCTAATTTCGAAAGCAGATTTGGTAATAATATTAAAGTGAAAAGAAGCGAATTCTTAAAACAGCAAGAAAAATTCAACAAAGACCCGATGTCATTTTTCCAAAATCAAGGTGGCGGATTTGCAATGAGAATGGGAGGAAACCAAAACCCACAAAATGAAGCTGAGAGAAGAAAAATGATGGAAGAAAGGCTGAAAGAAGAAGCGAAAGCCAACAATAATCCACTGGAAAAGAATTAA
- the sufD gene encoding Fe-S cluster assembly protein SufD: MSLFQQIEEKKPSLFGEKLIALEDFLSKGFPTKKDEEYKYTHLKEITEKDYNFSASEHHSITKKQLDELHLGEEHFDLIVFVNGKLHRELSNISVENAEFLTLNYALSHESYSEIIKNHFNKIANQDLAFCNLNEALYENGFFLHVPKNVVIEKPIHVFYISQNQDENTFYNTRNLLVVEEGAKVEVIESHHNFDETYVFTNSVTEIFADKNAKADWHKLQNDSDTSYLVDHTFAKQERDSLATVNTFSFGGKLVRNNLDFIHNGENINSFMNGITIIGGEQLVDHHTAVHHNQPNCESYQNYKGVFKDKAHGVFNGKVFVDKIAQKTNAYQQNNNILLDEGATIDTKPQLEIFADDVKCSHGCTVGQLNEDALFYLRARGISKKEAQALLLYAFANDAMQNIDIEPLKLKISKLLAEKLEVEIAFEDLD; the protein is encoded by the coding sequence ATGTCACTATTTCAACAAATAGAAGAAAAAAAACCTTCACTTTTCGGTGAAAAATTAATTGCTTTAGAAGATTTCTTAAGCAAAGGTTTCCCTACCAAAAAAGACGAAGAATATAAATATACCCATCTGAAAGAAATTACAGAAAAAGATTATAATTTTTCTGCTTCAGAGCATCATTCTATTACAAAAAAACAATTGGATGAGCTTCACCTTGGCGAAGAACATTTTGATTTAATTGTTTTTGTGAATGGAAAATTACACAGAGAATTGTCTAATATATCTGTAGAAAATGCTGAGTTTTTAACATTGAATTATGCACTTTCTCACGAATCTTATTCAGAAATTATTAAAAATCATTTCAATAAGATTGCTAATCAAGATTTGGCTTTCTGCAATTTAAATGAAGCACTTTATGAGAATGGTTTCTTCCTTCACGTTCCGAAAAATGTGGTGATAGAAAAGCCAATTCATGTATTTTATATTTCTCAAAATCAAGATGAAAACACATTCTATAATACCAGAAATTTATTGGTAGTAGAAGAAGGTGCGAAAGTAGAAGTGATAGAATCTCATCATAATTTTGATGAAACTTATGTATTTACCAACTCTGTAACCGAAATTTTTGCAGATAAAAACGCAAAAGCAGATTGGCATAAATTACAGAATGATAGTGATACATCTTATTTGGTAGACCACACTTTTGCGAAGCAAGAAAGAGATTCTTTGGCAACCGTAAATACATTTTCTTTCGGTGGAAAATTGGTGAGAAACAATCTAGATTTCATTCATAATGGAGAAAATATCAACTCTTTTATGAACGGAATTACCATTATTGGAGGCGAACAGTTGGTAGATCATCACACTGCAGTTCATCATAACCAACCGAATTGTGAATCTTATCAGAATTACAAAGGTGTTTTCAAAGATAAAGCTCATGGTGTTTTTAACGGGAAAGTTTTTGTAGATAAAATCGCTCAAAAAACCAATGCTTATCAGCAAAACAATAATATTTTGTTAGACGAAGGCGCTACGATTGATACGAAACCTCAGTTAGAAATTTTTGCAGATGATGTAAAATGTTCTCACGGTTGTACGGTTGGTCAGCTGAATGAAGATGCACTGTTTTATCTAAGAGCAAGAGGAATTTCTAAAAAAGAAGCTCAAGCATTGTTATTATATGCTTTCGCGAATGATGCGATGCAAAATATTGATATTGAGCCTTTAAAACTAAAAATTTCTAAACTTTTGGCTGAAAAATTAGAAGTAGAAATTGCTTTTGAAGATTTAGATTAA
- a CDS encoding sulfurtransferase, translating into MKPIITATELSEIFHQENLVILDARTGKEARENYLQNHIKSARFIDLDKDLAEIGEDAAFGGRHPLPKISKFAETLQNLGISEDSHIVVYDTSNGANAAARCWWMLKSFGIEKVQVLNGGFQTAEKTGIPLKSGEEIFEKTSFILKENWSWPTSTLEEVEKEITENSATVIDVRDAYRYRGESEPIDLVAGHIPGAINIPFSENLDENGEFLSPEILKEKYQKILADVSTPLNMTKKLIIHCGSGVTACHTILALDYAGFVTLSGAEVPNLYVGSWSEWSRREGKEIATEI; encoded by the coding sequence ATGAAACCCATCATCACCGCAACCGAACTTTCAGAAATTTTCCATCAAGAAAACTTAGTAATTCTTGATGCGAGAACGGGAAAAGAAGCTCGTGAAAATTATCTACAAAATCACATTAAAAGTGCTAGGTTTATCGACCTTGACAAAGATTTAGCAGAAATTGGCGAAGATGCAGCTTTCGGAGGAAGACATCCTTTGCCAAAGATTTCAAAATTTGCAGAGACTCTGCAAAATTTAGGAATTTCAGAGGATTCTCACATTGTGGTTTATGACACTTCCAATGGCGCAAATGCAGCGGCTCGTTGTTGGTGGATGTTAAAATCTTTTGGAATTGAAAAAGTTCAGGTTTTGAATGGTGGATTTCAAACGGCAGAAAAGACAGGGATTCCTTTAAAATCTGGAGAAGAAATTTTTGAAAAAACATCATTTATCTTGAAAGAAAATTGGAGTTGGCCAACCTCAACTTTAGAAGAGGTAGAAAAAGAAATTACCGAAAATTCTGCTACCGTCATAGATGTAAGAGATGCTTACAGATACCGTGGTGAAAGCGAACCAATAGATTTAGTAGCAGGACATATTCCTGGTGCGATTAACATTCCTTTTTCTGAAAATTTAGATGAAAATGGCGAATTTCTTTCTCCTGAAATTTTAAAAGAAAAATATCAAAAAATATTAGCAGATGTTTCGACTCCGCTCAACATGACAAAAAAACTCATTATTCATTGTGGTTCTGGAGTTACTGCTTGTCATACGATTTTGGCTTTAGACTATGCTGGTTTCGTCACACTGAGCGGAGCCGAAGTGCCGAATTTATATGTTGGATCTTGGAGCGAATGGAGCCGAAGAGAAGGGAAAGAAATTGCGACTGAAATTTAG
- the sufC gene encoding Fe-S cluster assembly ATPase SufC, which produces MLKINNLHAKIEDGVEILKGINLEIKPGEVHAIMGPNGAGKSTLSSVIAGKEDYEVTDGEILFEGEDIIEDAPEERAHKGIFLSFQYPVEIPGVTVTNFIKAALNETRKANGKEELSAKDMLALVRQNSELLGIKKDFLGRSLNEGFSGGEKKRNEIFQMMMLNPKLAILDETDSGLDIDALRIVADGVNHFKNEGNAVLLITHYQRLLNYIQPDFVHVLADGKIIKTGDKSLALELEEKGYDWLL; this is translated from the coding sequence ATGTTAAAAATAAATAACTTACACGCCAAAATTGAAGACGGCGTAGAAATTCTGAAAGGAATTAATTTAGAAATAAAACCAGGCGAGGTTCACGCAATTATGGGACCAAATGGTGCTGGAAAATCTACCCTTTCTTCTGTAATTGCAGGAAAAGAAGATTACGAAGTAACCGATGGAGAAATACTTTTCGAAGGAGAAGATATTATTGAAGATGCTCCTGAAGAAAGAGCGCACAAAGGAATTTTTCTTTCGTTTCAGTATCCTGTTGAAATTCCGGGAGTTACGGTGACTAATTTCATTAAAGCTGCACTTAACGAAACCAGAAAAGCCAACGGAAAAGAAGAACTTTCTGCGAAAGATATGTTGGCGTTAGTTCGTCAAAATTCTGAACTTTTGGGAATTAAGAAAGATTTTCTTGGGCGTTCTCTTAATGAAGGATTTTCGGGAGGAGAAAAGAAACGTAACGAGATTTTCCAAATGATGATGCTTAATCCTAAATTGGCTATCCTAGATGAAACCGATTCTGGACTTGATATTGATGCTCTTAGAATCGTTGCAGATGGTGTTAATCATTTTAAAAATGAAGGAAATGCAGTACTTCTAATTACTCACTATCAAAGACTTTTAAATTATATTCAACCAGATTTTGTACACGTTTTAGCAGACGGGAAAATCATCAAAACTGGCGATAAATCTTTGGCTCTTGAGTTAGAAGAAAAAGGATACGATTGGCTTCTTTGA